A genomic window from Candidatus Neomarinimicrobiota bacterium includes:
- the typA gene encoding translational GTPase TypA, translated as MRKENFRNIAIIAHVDHGKTTLVDWMLRQSGIFRENQEVADRVMDNMDLERERGITISAKNTAITYKDVKINIIDTPGHADFGGEVERGLSLVDGAILLVDASEGPLPQTRFVVKKALEKNIKIMLVINKIDRHDSRVSEVINEVYDLFIDLDAEDDQIDFPILYTIAKEGVAHLELDDNSTDLRPLFDAILEYIPGPEAEDNHTPQFLIANLDYDAYVGQIAIGRLNNGSLKMSKNYLLAGEHKQTPNVKFSALYTFEGLRRQQVEEVVAGDIIAFAGIDNIAIGDTITSIEDPAILPRIKVDEPTVSMIFYVNTSPFAGQDGKYLTSRHILARLEKEMRLNVALQIEQLKNRADAFEVRGRGELQMAVLIETMRREGYEFMVSKPQVITKEIDGKISEPVEMLYLDIPEEFVGVMSEKLSIRKGRMVNIINHGSGRVNLEFRIPSRGLIGFRSTFMTDTKGAGVMNTIMEGYAPWFGSIPQRKTGALVSDRPGKVTAYASLSMEDRGELQIEVSTPVYGGMVIGERNRPGDLDVNITREKKLTNMRSANADATVTLRKPKLLTLDESIEFISENELVEITPDNIRIRKMELDPIKRLSQMRKEKRLSE; from the coding sequence ATGCGTAAAGAGAATTTTAGGAATATCGCCATCATTGCCCACGTTGATCACGGCAAGACCACCCTGGTGGATTGGATGTTGCGACAGAGTGGGATATTCCGCGAAAATCAGGAGGTTGCTGACCGGGTCATGGACAACATGGATCTGGAACGGGAACGCGGCATCACCATCAGTGCCAAGAATACAGCCATCACCTATAAAGATGTAAAAATCAACATTATCGATACCCCTGGTCATGCTGATTTCGGGGGTGAGGTAGAACGTGGTTTAAGCCTGGTAGACGGCGCAATTTTGCTGGTCGATGCCAGTGAGGGTCCCCTGCCTCAAACCCGTTTTGTGGTTAAGAAAGCACTTGAAAAGAATATCAAAATCATGCTGGTTATCAACAAGATAGACCGACACGACTCAAGAGTTAGTGAAGTGATCAATGAAGTATATGATCTCTTTATTGATCTGGATGCTGAAGACGACCAGATCGATTTCCCCATACTTTACACCATCGCAAAAGAAGGAGTTGCCCATCTCGAATTAGATGATAACTCCACAGACCTGCGACCTCTTTTTGATGCCATCCTGGAATATATCCCAGGTCCTGAAGCTGAGGACAATCACACTCCCCAGTTCCTGATCGCCAACCTGGATTATGATGCCTATGTAGGTCAGATCGCCATTGGTAGATTAAACAATGGCTCGCTAAAAATGAGCAAGAATTACTTGCTGGCTGGTGAACACAAACAAACACCGAATGTTAAATTTTCGGCGTTGTACACCTTTGAGGGTCTTCGTCGCCAACAGGTTGAAGAAGTAGTGGCCGGTGATATCATCGCCTTCGCTGGCATCGATAATATTGCCATTGGTGATACTATCACCTCCATAGAAGATCCAGCGATCCTGCCACGAATCAAAGTGGATGAGCCCACTGTCTCCATGATATTCTACGTCAATACCAGTCCCTTTGCTGGTCAAGACGGCAAGTATCTCACATCCCGCCACATTCTAGCCCGGCTTGAAAAGGAAATGCGTTTGAACGTTGCTCTGCAAATTGAGCAATTGAAGAACAGAGCTGATGCCTTCGAAGTTCGTGGACGTGGCGAATTGCAGATGGCTGTTCTGATCGAGACCATGCGACGGGAGGGCTATGAGTTCATGGTTTCAAAACCCCAGGTCATCACCAAGGAAATCGATGGCAAGATCTCCGAACCAGTTGAAATGCTCTATCTGGATATTCCTGAAGAATTCGTAGGGGTTATGTCAGAGAAACTATCTATCCGCAAAGGTCGGATGGTAAATATCATTAATCATGGCAGCGGCCGAGTCAATCTGGAATTCCGCATCCCTTCCCGTGGTCTGATCGGTTTTCGCAGCACCTTTATGACCGATACCAAAGGTGCTGGTGTGATGAATACCATTATGGAAGGCTACGCACCCTGGTTTGGCTCCATCCCCCAACGCAAGACCGGCGCTCTGGTGTCTGATCGGCCCGGAAAGGTGACCGCATACGCTAGCCTGAGTATGGAAGACCGTGGTGAATTGCAAATCGAAGTCTCGACTCCTGTTTATGGTGGTATGGTTATTGGCGAGCGTAATCGCCCCGGTGATCTTGATGTGAATATCACTCGCGAAAAGAAACTGACGAACATGCGCAGTGCCAATGCTGATGCAACCGTGACCTTACGCAAACCAAAACTACTTACCTTGGATGAGTCCATCGAATTCATCTCAGAAAATGAACTGGTTGAGATCACCCCTGATAATATCAGAATTCGCAAAATGGAATTGGATCCCATTAAAAGATTGTCCCAAATGCGTAAAGAAAAACGCCTGAGCGAGTAG
- the rnhA gene encoding ribonuclease HI, with amino-acid sequence MAAKKVSKYYAVFQGYQPGVYTSWDEAALQVKGFKGARYKSFVCRLEAIHWLRECVLTASEAVDEGLIKLIKAQTETNDLAKTSRPGLDGEKIIIHTDGGASPNPGKGGYGIVLQQGKLRKELSAGYELTTNNRMEMMAVIVALEALQKASKVILHTDSKYVVDSISKGWAKRWRSRAWKKSDGKLAENVDLWEKLLSLLEKHKVDFRWVKGHAGNIENERCDVLANEAKKCPSLIIDTGYGKR; translated from the coding sequence GTGGCTGCTAAAAAGGTCAGTAAGTACTATGCTGTGTTTCAAGGATACCAGCCTGGGGTATACACCAGTTGGGATGAGGCTGCCTTGCAGGTCAAGGGCTTCAAAGGAGCCAGGTATAAAAGTTTTGTGTGTCGTTTGGAGGCGATCCACTGGCTCAGGGAATGTGTTCTAACAGCGTCAGAGGCAGTTGATGAAGGTTTGATAAAACTTATCAAGGCTCAAACTGAAACCAATGATCTTGCTAAAACATCCAGGCCTGGCCTTGATGGAGAGAAAATTATTATTCACACTGACGGGGGTGCATCACCCAATCCCGGCAAGGGCGGATACGGTATTGTCCTGCAACAAGGGAAGCTGCGTAAGGAATTATCCGCCGGATATGAATTAACCACCAATAATCGCATGGAAATGATGGCCGTTATTGTTGCTTTAGAAGCTTTGCAGAAAGCCTCTAAAGTTATTCTGCATACTGATTCCAAGTATGTGGTTGATTCGATCTCCAAAGGCTGGGCAAAACGTTGGCGCAGTAGAGCTTGGAAAAAATCTGATGGTAAATTAGCAGAGAATGTGGATCTCTGGGAAAAGCTGCTGAGTTTACTGGAAAAACATAAAGTGGATTTCCGGTGGGTCAAGGGCCATGCCGGAAATATTGAGAATGAACGCTGTGATGTTTTGGCAAATGAAGC